The Luteitalea sp. genome has a window encoding:
- a CDS encoding VWA domain-containing protein — MRDALVARAVPSSRAARGRETLVGLAVLIGVALLPGSLLLAQTPAFKSSVATVPLYVTVTDGDGRLVPGLTQQDFEVYDNDKKQELTLFRSDVTPFTATVMLDTSLSMALLTELLKNATEQFVIRMLPDDLARVGYFNDKIEFTSEFTNDRDALIRSLDHVDFGNPTRLWDAVDFGLDALEPLDERRVIVVFTDGDDTDSRRSRGDVLERTRATGIIVYAIGLDSELVVDGRRIRTSPDRGLRGLAEESGGGFFHLEKRDELGSAFTRVVQELHTQYVLGFTPEVFDDEVHELEVKLKRRGLRARTRRSYVASAQPTKTQ, encoded by the coding sequence ATGCGCGACGCGTTGGTAGCACGAGCGGTGCCTTCGAGCAGAGCGGCGCGAGGGCGAGAGACGCTGGTGGGGCTCGCGGTCCTCATTGGCGTGGCCCTCCTTCCGGGCTCGCTGCTGCTCGCTCAAACCCCGGCATTCAAGAGTAGCGTTGCCACCGTGCCTCTGTACGTCACCGTGACGGATGGGGATGGACGCCTCGTGCCTGGTCTGACGCAGCAGGACTTCGAGGTGTACGACAATGACAAGAAGCAGGAGCTGACGCTGTTTCGGAGCGACGTCACGCCGTTCACCGCGACGGTCATGCTCGACACGAGCCTCAGCATGGCACTGCTCACCGAGCTCCTGAAAAATGCGACCGAGCAGTTCGTGATTCGGATGCTGCCGGACGACCTCGCCCGCGTCGGCTACTTCAACGACAAGATCGAGTTCACGAGCGAGTTCACAAACGATCGGGACGCGCTCATTCGATCGCTCGATCATGTCGACTTCGGGAACCCCACGCGTCTCTGGGACGCCGTGGACTTCGGTCTCGATGCGCTCGAGCCGCTCGACGAGCGCCGCGTCATCGTCGTGTTCACCGATGGCGACGACACTGACAGCCGCCGATCCCGCGGCGATGTCCTCGAGCGAACGCGCGCGACCGGCATCATCGTGTACGCGATTGGGCTCGATAGTGAGCTCGTCGTAGACGGCCGCCGCATTCGCACATCGCCAGACCGCGGCCTTCGCGGCCTGGCGGAGGAGAGCGGCGGCGGGTTCTTCCACCTCGAGAAGAGGGATGAGCTCGGTTCGGCGTTCACCCGTGTTGTGCAGGAGCTCCACACGCAGTACGTGTTGGGCTTCACTCCCGAGGTCTTCGACGATGAGGTGCACGAGCTCGAGGTGAAACTGAAGCGCCGCGGTCTACGTGCCCGGACACGCCGAAGCTACGTCGCGTCAGCCCAACCAACAAAAACACAGTGA